The following are encoded in a window of Planctomycetaceae bacterium genomic DNA:
- a CDS encoding electron transfer flavoprotein subunit alpha/FixB family protein — translation MISVNPKGEVWVFAEQHGGKLEDIGLELLGRARMLGDKLGVKVGAVLIGDQIKGLAEKLCQYGADSVYVLENPLLEHYQTNSYAKVIDDLIHKYQPQIMIYGASPCGRDLAPRVASAIKAGLTADCTDLQIGDHESKAEGKTYKNLLLQIRPAFGGNIIATIINYDRWPQMATVREGVMQMPIPDVKRKGQIFAEKITIQQSDLPVEIIREHKQGKKVNLKASRIVVAGGAGVGSKENFRLVWDLANALGGSPGATRAAVDLGFIDRDHQVGQTGTTVRPSLYIAIGISGAIQHQAGMSDSQKIIAINNDPTAPIFDVAHYKIVGDLNDIVPKMVKAIKARV, via the coding sequence ATGATTTCAGTCAATCCCAAAGGCGAAGTATGGGTGTTTGCCGAACAGCACGGAGGCAAACTTGAGGATATCGGGCTTGAGCTGCTCGGAAGAGCAAGAATGCTCGGCGATAAACTCGGTGTAAAAGTCGGCGCAGTTCTCATCGGCGACCAGATTAAAGGTTTGGCCGAAAAGCTCTGCCAGTATGGAGCGGACAGCGTTTATGTTCTCGAAAATCCGCTGCTCGAGCACTATCAGACGAACAGTTATGCCAAAGTTATTGATGATTTGATTCACAAATACCAGCCGCAAATTATGATTTACGGCGCATCGCCCTGCGGAAGAGATTTAGCCCCGCGCGTAGCCAGTGCTATTAAAGCTGGTCTGACTGCCGATTGCACAGATTTGCAGATTGGCGACCACGAGAGCAAGGCGGAGGGCAAAACTTATAAGAATCTTCTGTTGCAGATTCGTCCCGCGTTCGGCGGAAACATTATCGCGACGATTATTAATTACGACCGCTGGCCGCAGATGGCGACCGTTCGCGAAGGCGTTATGCAAATGCCGATTCCGGATGTGAAACGCAAAGGCCAGATTTTCGCTGAAAAGATTACCATTCAGCAAAGCGATTTGCCGGTTGAAATCATCCGCGAACATAAACAGGGAAAGAAAGTAAACCTCAAGGCGTCGAGAATCGTCGTCGCAGGCGGCGCAGGCGTTGGCAGCAAGGAAAACTTCAGACTTGTTTGGGACTTGGCAAACGCACTCGGCGGATCGCCCGGCGCAACAAGAGCAGCAGTCGATTTGGGATTCATCGACCGCGACCATCAGGTCGGCCAGACCGGTACAACCGTTCGTCCGAGCCTGTATATTGCGATTGGAATCAGCGGCGCTATTCAGCATCAGGCAGGTATGAGCGACAGCCAGAAGATTATCGCAATTAACAATGACCCGACGGCACCGATTTTCGATGTAGCGCATTATAAAATTGTCGGCGACCTGAATGACATCGTTCCAAAAATGGTTAAAGCTATTAAGGCGAGAGTTTAA